The window ataaatcaaaaaatagagatgattgatataaatcgaaaaatagagatgattgatataaattagaaaatagatatagatcgacCTTTTTCGGGTCTTAATGATTTACTATATGACCTTTATTTACAAATGTGCAGGTAAGTTTGAAGCCATTGGAAGGAAATGGGGTCTATTGAAAGAATGGTGTTTATTTCGAGGCCCCACGGTGGACGCCAATTGTTCTTGTCTGATTACCTAGACGTGACCTCGGCTAGGGGAGCCGCCGCCGAGCTTTAGCCTTCAATGCCGATCTATAAGCTGGGATGATCCGAGCTCTTCATCCAGAGAGATATATGGTCACGGAGAGTATGAACAAAGGGAgagtgtacctgcaaaaggcactccgatacttaagttagtacTGAGAATTCAGTGTGTCATTTGAAGATaaaatatcatacctttataggtgagATAAATAGGTCGATTACGTTTCTATTGATCATCTGAATTGAAGAGCAATTAATAGGTTAAATAAATGATAATGTCTATTCGGATGTTTTTATTCCAGGATGTAGTCCGTTGAGTCTGATTGTAACATATAACGCCAGAGTTATAACATAAAGTGCCGAGTTATGGTGCATAATACCGAGTTATTGTATATAATGCCGAATTATGACATTGGATTTGTAACGGCCGTATCACCTAGCATtgcccaatatatatatatataacaatattaatctctaatattattactattatttttactaaattaaaaaatttaataataataaattaataacttacATAATTAAGATAATTGAGATAATTAATAATATGAAACTTAAGACAATCAACTTCTTTTGTTTTAGGTCTTTTAgacattattaattttttgatttgcTGCAGGAGattgatgaacaccaagaacataatgaagaacttgaagaagagagaggagaatTGTATTGTGTGGGTGGAGTTTCGTAGTAAAAaggattagagagagagagagagaaaggtgtGGTGAGAGAAATATATCATGGGTGAAATGAGGGTATGTGAAAGTTGGTAAGTAAATCGAACAATCTGATTTGTATATTTCAATCAGACCGTCTGATTACTTCTCTTTAAATTGGACTCTTCATTTTTTCAATTCTAGCATCACAACGACATCAAATACCATGCTCTCCAATAACGCCGCAATAAACCAATTTCACTctcatttcaaaataaaaaaatggtatGGATGATCTGAATATCCCATCAAATCGATCGGACCcgaactaattgatttagttaatTGAGTAGTATAATCGGATAAATTTTGATTGGATCCGTCTTTAATTTATTTGGCTGAacaaatgaccatttgtaccaaTGATAGATGCTGTCCGTGTGACAAAAGGTCCTGGTTTGGATATGAGCTTGGTTCGTGGGTTTCCGAACCTACATGGCACTCccaaccccccccccccaaatctgagccaaccattcaccatcatcatcttcatcttcttcaccatcaccatcaccataacCTCCATAACCTCCATCACCATCACCTCAGCACCGCCAGCCACCTCCCTTCACCACAACCTCCTGCGACAACCTACACCACTGcgcccctttctcttcttcttcccctcttctcacttCCGCTGAGCCCAGAAACCACAGCGCCAGCTCCTCCTCTCCACCAAAGCCCAGAGCGGCGGCGGCCACCTTCTCCATTCCTGGGTCTCCTCTCATCTGCCACCAAACAGCCGCGACACCCAACCTTCTCCGCAGTGTCCTTACGGCGTTCCAACCCGTCACCACTCCCCTGTCCGAACCCTAGCTCCGCTTCATCCAACGAAGACACAGATGAAGGCAAAGATGAACGTGACAAGCACGTGCTGGTTCCCAGGAAGCCTCAACTGCAAATGGTTTCCAAACCCTCGTCTTCTTCATCTGAAGTCGAATCGGATTCGGAGCCCGAGCCTGAGTCTCAATTGGAAAACGCTAAACCCTCTTCAAAGTTGAAGTCTCAACCTTCGTCTGCTGTCAGCAAGCCAAATCCGGATCAAAGCGCGCAGCCAAGAACAGTATCGACAACTCGAACTAACCAAAGCGTGGGAAGAAGGCACGGGATGATGACGCCGCCAGCTCCGATGAAGAGGATCCAAATAAATCACGTGACGAGTCCAAATCCATCTTTCAGAAGGTTTTCAGTGAGAAAGATGAGAAGGCTGGGAAGAGTACCCCAAAGAAGGCACTAGTGCCTTTGGATTCAAGTGAAGGTAAAAGGATGAGTGAATTGTGTGGGACTGGTTTAGCTTTAACTTCAATGTTGAGGTACGATGGGACTTTTGGTGAGCCTTACGGTGAAGGTTATATTAGAAAGGGAATATAGTTGCTTGGAGTCTCAGAGAGGGAAGAGATTGAGGCTAGGTGGAGGAAGTTTGAAGATGCTGAAAAAAAATTGTATGCggagaggggaagaagaagagaaaggggcgTGGCGGTGTGGGTTGTCGCCGGAGGTTATGGTGAAGGGAGGTGGCTGTGGCGGTGCTGAGGTGATGGTGATGGAGGTTATGGAGgttatggtgatggtgatggtgaagaagatgaagatgatgatggtgaatggttggctcagatttgggggggggggttgggagtgccacgtaggttcgaaaacccataaaccaagctcagatccaagtcagggcacttttgtcacacggacagcatctatcatgggtacaagattagtttcgagctttcatgggtacaaatgtcagcgttttcatctctcatgagtacaaatggtcatttattcttatTTAGCTATTGAATTCAGTTTGCAAAAATCGAACTGAACTGATTATACATGATAggcttatattttatattaaaaaatatattatatattaattttactttAACCTAACTCTAAATTAAgtataaatttaataatgtattgtaatttgtaattcgtctattttttatttaattttttcactgttaaaagatttttttagttttttttatttttttatattttttaaatttaatttttattagataGTACTCATTTATTCTAATTGatctatttcaaatttaattaatttgattgttATAGGTCAACTCATAAAAAAAGCCTCTTGGCTGATTCAAATCGAATTGATTAAATTTCATTGATTCAATTATCATTTTATTCTAAATCTAAATAAATCTGACATGTTTATTCCGCTAGTAAAAATGAAAGTTACTAAAATAAGTTGAATTGCTCTTATTTATATACTTaggaattttcttttaaaattaattttagactATATATATCCCAAAATCTTATTTAATAGTTTTTTTGACGTGGGCTTAGTACGAAATGAGATAATATTCAATTTGATCCTTCAATTTGCACGCAACTctcaatttagtttttaaaattttaattgtttttacttagtcCTAAACTTTATGAATATGATTCATGTTAGTTCTTGGGATAATTTTCGACGCACAAACGTTAACAGAACACTAACATAGACAACCGAATACTACATTGAACTCTGTAAAATGATGTTGTTTTTGTTTTGGCATTCAAATAGTCTAAAAAAAATCGTAAATGGTATTTATTGAAACTTTAATTTCTTCTCAAAGCAAGTGATTTTGCGTTGTTTTTGGGTTATTTGAGCACCAAAACGACGTAGTTTTACAAGGTCTAGTATTACATTTGGTTGTTTATATTAGCGCTTAATTAATGTTTTTGTGCCAAAAATTATCTCAGAGATTAATATGAGtcatatttacaaaatttaaaaactaaagagagataattaaaattttagagattaaattaaaacTCACATATAAGTTCAGaaataaattgaatattaacTCGTATGAAAATAGTAGCTAATTAGAAGCTTTGAATATAATATCCGATGTCGTTTGTGCTTGTGCGTTTGCAAAATGCAAACAAAATTACTTAGCTTTTAGTATCTTAATAACTTTTTTTGTGCGTTTGTGAAATTTGTCTTTTAATTCTTCTCTAAGTGGACTTAATTAGCATAAATGACTTGTGAAAGTCGTCTtacaaaattggtttgtcatacAAAAAGATGgggattttgaaataaatatataacGCTTAAATAACAAAAGATAAAGTTTTGAGATCAATATTGTACAACAAATATTATAGCCagtactaataaaaaaaattaaaaatcttaaaattaaaaatatttaaaatttaattaaaaatatttgatttaaaatccaaactcaataaaaatttatttttagtaaattttatattagatttaTTTTACAACTTACATATTAACTGAAATTGATTGTTATAACATTAATTTTCTAGCATTACTCACGTCAAAATATTTATGGCATACATAAGATGCAAATttgaaaataagtaaataacctTTGAAAAACAAATGTTTTGTTTATGTATGTCGTACATCAATGCGGATTTGAAAATAAGTAATAACCCTCAAATCATAATTATCAGAACCGAATTGGTGATCGAATCGgtcaaattattaatttattggtttattATTAATTCAATCGAAAAgttactggttgaaccgataaaactGGTCGcccgtaaataaaaaatataaaataataaaaaaacataaaattaaaacttaacatacatatatttactaacattttaatatgtaaatatatatttaaagttataataaacaaaaatattaataataaaattaaaaatacaatattatttttgaaatatataattaatatttgatATAGATTATATTTgacttaattaaattatatatatatatatatatatatatatatatatatattatatgaacaAATATATAAACCTATTAAAAGtaagaaaatatagaattataTTGTAGGAAAGTTATCCGGTATACCGATATGAATGTGCGGAATATGGTATTCATTGTACCACCAAGTAGGTTGTTTTAAATTTGTCCATTAGTGAAGAGCAAATAGTCCAAAATAACCTCAAGCATTCTATTAAAATTACATTAAGGATCGGCTTTGAAAGCAAAGTTGGAGTGGAGCTTGTTAAACAGTATAGCTAGCGTGGGTTCCAAAGCTTTGGGCCAGAGCCGGTTTAGAGAAAACCCATATGATTGTTGTAAGAAATAGTTTTGCAAGAGTGAAGTCAGATCGAAGGTAAAATGGAGTGAGAGAGTGGATGCGGCGGTCCAGTGTTGGGTTGTTCAGCTCCGAAGGAGTGCGTTCATTttgtgttgaaggaggaatgacGTATTTCAGTGAAGACCAAAGTGGGATGCCAGTGAACGATAAGGTCAGTAAGCTCTTGACTATACGATGTTTAATGTGATTTAGATTTTGGTAAGATTTTGCCTATGCTTGGTGGGTATTATGGGGGGAGGGGCGCATGGGTTTGGAACAGTGTATGTCGATGCATTAAGTTTTTGCTTAGAAGCATAGATGATGGTGTGGGTTTGATGGTGTTGATGGGTGTAACCGATAATGGAAGAATATAAATTTGTATAGTAATTTTATTGCGTAGCCTAAGGGTGCTGTGATTGAGGAGAGTTTATTGGTATGGAATACCGAGTTATTTTGGGAGTTAGTTAAGTAAGGTACTTTGTGATGTGATTTTTTAGGAAGATGATATATAGTGTAAGTATAGCATGTTTTAATTTGGAGTGTTGGTGGTGCCGTCACGTTCATGGTCTGTCCGTGTTGTTCTTTCCGGACGTAACTAACATTCTGTTTGCTCGATTTGCTACAGTATTGCTGAATGGTTTTGCGAGATACAAAGTCTCGAGGGAAGTTGGGGCAGCAGAGGCAgggcaaaatatttttttaatgtcttCTTGTAGCAGAATGATCCACAAGTTGGATGCAGAGAATGAAGAGAATTTTAACGTCTCCGAGGATATCGAAAATTGTGATGCAATGGTATGAGTGGCTTTGGTGTATAATTTAGTAGGTTGTATAGTAATTGTAATTTAGGATCGTTAGCGGTAACCATAACTAGTCAGCTTGTCTCTGTGTAGGAGACGCCGGTGGATACAGAGATGAAAGCAGAGGCAGAGGAGTTGGAGGGAGAATCACCGGATGAACGGCACGGTGAGCAAAATGTCAGTGCTGAACATGTAATGCTTAGTCGTGCACAGATATTAGAGATGAAGTTCACTAACCCGGATGAGGCATGTCATTTATATTAGCAATACAGTCGAGCAAAGGGTTTTGCCATGCAACAAgggaagaaaatgaagaataGGAAGGGTGAAATTATTCGCTACACATACCTGTGCAATAGAGAAGGATTTAGACATAGAAAATGGCTTCAGTTTCAAGATCGGAAGAGGGAGCACAAGGTTGTAACCCGCTGTGGGTGTCAGGCTGAGATGAGGATAAAGCAGAAAGCCGATAGCACCAGTTGGTATGTGTATCGTTTTGTTGATGAGCATAACCACGACCTTCTTCCAGCAAAGTTTGTGTCATACCTGCCAGCTTACAGGAAAATATCAGATGTTGATGTAGCCCACATCGAAAGTTTGAGGCAAGTTGGgatttcaattccaaaaatttatgAGTCTATTGCTGCCCAGGTGAGGGGGGGTTTAACCTAGTTCCGTTCACAAAGAGAGATATGTATAATGTGGTTAGGCGGCAATGTGAATGCCGCATTACGGTATTTCAATTCTTGTGCAAGGGCAGATGAGAACATGTATTGGTGATACCAGGTTGGGGATGAGCAACAAATGTGTGATCTGTTTTGGAGTGATGGGTGTAGTCAACATGATTACAAAATATTTGGTGATGTTTTGGCATTTGATGCGACGTATGGGCGAAACAAGTACAATCTGCCGGTGATTGTATTTTTCGGGGTGAACCACCACAACCAAACATGTGTCTTCGGCGCAGCCATGGTGTCTTCTGAAACACAAGCGGCATATGTGTGGGTGTTGGGAAGGTTTTTGGAGTGCATGGGAGGGAAAGCACCTAAGGCAGTTATCACTGATGGGGATAGAGCAATGCGGCTGGCCATTCAAGAAGTGTTTCCAGAAGCTCATCACAGGCTTTGTGCATGGCACCTACTGAAAAATGCAACCGTGAATGTGTGTAAGCCTCGCTTCACAACTCTGCTTAGAAATTGCATGCTTGCCGATGTTGAGGTTGAGGAGTTTGAGAGACAATGGGAGGCAATGATGGATGAATGTAGGGTGTGGGAAGTAGAGTGGGTAAAAGATTTATATGCTAAGAAGATGTCATGGGCAATGGCGTACATATGCGGATGCTTTTATGCTGGGCTGAGGACAACATCTCGATGTGAGTCACTGCATGCGAAAATGGGGAGGTTTGTGGAGAGGCGATACGGAATCCTGGAGTTTGTGACGAACTTCCAACGGTGTGTTGATTTCCTAAGGGATAATGAGGAGGAGCTTGACTTTAGGTCGTTGTATGGGAGCCCCGTGCTCCAAACTCAGTTTTCAGAGCTAAAGAAGTCAGGTACACTGAACTACACGAAGGAAATATTTTTGCGTTTTAGAGATGCGTTGGAGAGAAGCGTGCGGATTACTATTGTAGAGTGCAACAAATTGGACAATCGGACAGTTTATGTGACACAGAAGTATCGTAGGCCACAATTCCGGTGGACTGTTGCCCACCATTTTCGAGAGGATTCCTTTTTTTGTAGTTGCCTAAGGTTTGAGTCGTTCGGACTACCTTGTGTGCACATACTTGCGGTGTTGGTGCAGTTGGACATAGGTTGTCTTCTGGAGAGCATAGTAATGGAACGCTGGTCAAAGACTTGCAAAGTTGAGCTGGAGGGGTCTTCCCCCATGAACGAAGAGGGGGATGTGAATGCATTATACAAGGTCCGAGTGGGTGCTTTCCTGCAGCATTGTAAGCGGTTGGCAAGAGTTGCGTGTATGCGAGAGAATGATTTCAAGAGTTATTTGGAGAAGATAGTTGAAGAAACGCTTTCTTGGAAATGAAGAATGGTGTTGGGACTGCCGGCAGGTGCATCGTGATGGTGCCGAAGAAGGAGTGCGCAATCCCGTTGCGGTTCGGACTAAGGGAACTGGGCGTGCTCAAGAGCCTTTTGGGTGTCGGGGAAGAAAGAGGCGCAAGTGCAGCACCTGTGGTGTAGTTGGTCATCACCGAACTCGTTGCCCGAGCGGTCCACCATAATAGATTCGTCCATGCGTGGCATGAATTTGTGAACATTTAGGGTCAGGGAAATTTAAACGTTACAACCAATAGTCCAACCCTTTTCGCTGCTCCTAAACCATTCTTACAAAAGCCCAGCCAACATCTCCATCCAATTTGGTTTCACGGTGTAACGTGCTTGTACTCATGCCCCGAGAGAGTTAGTCAAAAACTAACAAACTAACCACTGTCACATACACAGAGAATGGTACGCAATTGAAGCCAACACACATGGCTTTTCTTTAGAAAGGTTAACCCTAAAGCCACAAAACACATGCTCAGATTATCCACCGTTATGAAGATGGGCTGTAATTTTGGGCCCATTGGCAGCGATGAATACCACTTAATCCACAAACcggatttcaaaaaaaaaaaaaaccaaatgtTTGAGGTTCATATGCTACAATTATCGTCCACtatttgttcctcatcttcacatTTTTGTTCCTTGGGAGAATGAGAATGGAAACGTCTTCCGAAGAACTTCTGCATCTCCCATCGTAGGCAAATCATTGTCACCTGTCATAGAGGGTAGCCTGTCTCTTCCTTCGTGTCCGCTTCAGACCTACGTGCTCGGTGTGCAGCTATGCTTTGGGGGTCCCTAGTAGAAACACATTTCGATTTTTAAACGAGTAACCACAAagtcattttaaaatttaaaaatcacgtTTAAAGGAGACCAGTAAAAAATAGCGCAAGCTTGCTTAACAATGTTCAGCGCAACTAATCCCCGATGAATAAGACCACatgtagaaaaaataaaaaatatcgtcACATCCGACTATAATTATTCACACGGCCACACGGGATttccattttatttaatttattctttttaccaagattaataatttattttataacagaACTATAACACACATTTCAAtaacatcaaaataaaaattcaaaacacCAACTACCGAACTAAAATTTTATGGAAAACCTAAATGTTTTCGTTCATAAGTGGGTGGTTTAAATACAAAACTTTTGATCGACAAAACAAGGTCAACAGATACCAACTATAAGAGACAGATCGATGCAGAAGTAACAGTTTACAACGAGATGTTGCATGCAATTCATTTTGCAAACTTTAGTCCAACCGTGTGCTAAGTATACCTTCAAGACACATTTATGTTTGGCAATGTTTACATGAAACTGCattatagtaaaaaataaaaaacgagaTTACTTAGAGTACACAACTCATAATCGCTTTTGAATAAGAATGTACCCAAGCAAGCAACAAgttaaataattttgttatattatcCTATCATTGAAGTAAGCGTATTTAATTAAATGTTATTAAATAACTTaacaataaatttaatatttgttaACTAAAATAATAGTAACATTTAAAAGTTGTCATTTTTTTTAGCTTTCAAcaagaaaaaatttgattattctaaaaaaaaagcTTTTCTTAATGTGTACTCTTATTCTAGTACTGTCAATAACATTATTCTTAGTAGTATTCGAAAATTCAGtatgtctaattttatttttacatgGTATCATAATTCATAATCTATATCTTAAAAAAAGGTTAAAACATTCtatagttaaattttaaaataccaaGGCAACTTTTTTTAAGTGTTAGAGTAGTCATTGTAATTAATTTATAAGGAACGCCACAAAGCAAAACAAAGGATAACGACAACAATAAAGAGAAGAATTATACTTTGAAGAAAATAActttaaattaaaagattataCCACAATAAacaacatatttcaaatcaaataattttttacaattaaaattaaatatttaaaacaaaaaataaacaattaaattgCTAACAATATATATTAACTTAACTCAAAATTTTAGAAATGTCAAAACTTTACTAAATAATGCCTAACTtttaactttgatgaatttgtttctacaaaaatattttcataaaataaaaCTACTTTCACAAATTTCTCTACAAGCGAACCGTACtttattttttggtgactaaaccgTACTTTatttaaaacaacaaaaacatCGGATGcttttaatattttgaattttctaaACATATTTTCCCAATCATAAAACtaattttatctatttaaattttttagacatAACAAATAAATCCACAGATAACTCTAactcatgaaatagcattagaataaaattaaaacaggTTACCGGGTAACCTAACATTTTACCCACTCAATACTCTTTTCTGGAACACACTCATTCACAACTGTCCAACACAGCATTTTTCGTTTCATGGAACTGACCAAACCATGGAACATGGCCCAATCGTAGAAGAGAAGCAACTGGCTCAAAACCAAATCGGCTCCACTCAGTTTCGTCAAATCATTCCCCCACAGCTTCCAAGCATCAACTCACTATGGCAAACATGGGAACTGCTTTCTTGCTCAACCCAGAACTTTTCAAACCCGTTGAGGCCCCACCATGCGTACTACACACTCTCCTTCACGAAAGACCGCATACCCCCAATCCTCACCATTCcacttttttaaattatatctaaatGGTTGAATAGCGCGGAATATCACGTTCCGCACCGCCACAGCACCATACATGAACATCTTCCTATATTGTAATGTAAGTTGCACTAGGTAttgattatatataattataaacacATTATGTAGTAGGAAGATAGTTGGCCTAGTGGTGGAATTATGCGCAAGAAATGCTAAGGTTCTAGGTTTGAACTTTACTTTTAGCATTTTTGCAAACTAGCCGCAATTCACACCGGTTTTGACCGGTTCAAGCGAGTTTGACCGTTTTGACCGGTTTGTTATCTTAAACGGTCAGAACATTAAATCGAACCGGATAGAGGCTCGGTTTTTTGATTTTCAGATTGAACTGACCGGTCTGGTTCGATTTTTATAACTATGCCTTAAATATCAAAATGACATTAAGTCATTAGCACAAGAAGTATTGATTTAcaatatattaatatttgattGGTTCAAACGAGTTTGACCGGTTTTGACCAATTTGTTACCTTAAACGGTCAGAACATTAAATTGAACCGGATAGAGGTCCGATTTTTTGGTTGAATCGACTGGTTCGGTTCAATTTTTATAACTATGCCTCAAAAATCAAAATGACATTAAGTAATTAACACAAGAAGTATTGATttacattatattaatattttataggataaactactaaaataattttttaaacggAGAATTAACTAACTCATCAATCATATCAGTGTTTTTGATCTATAATATTGTTACTTGAATACCATATTCGTATGGTTTTATTATAGGGAGTAATACCTCAAATAGGTCCCTAAAAAATTTACGGTCGGATAAATTTATCCCcaacaaaatttaactaaaattttgacTTTGATGTTTTTAGTTATATACCAGATACATCCTCATGATAGTTTGACTCAGTTAGGACGTCTTACGTGGATATTAACGGGATGATGTGTCAGGGTAATTGCTACGTGTCACCTTCAGGACAATTTGGTCTCCATCTAAGTTGGACAAAATGACGTCGTATTGAATCATGAGGCGAACGACGTCATTTCGTGGAGGACAAATTCATCCCCACCATGGAGGGCAGAGTTGCAAAACGGCAAGGTTTTAAATGGGGGACCTATTTTCCTATTCGAGGGGACCTATCTGCCTGATGATTATGCTTTTATAAGGACCTATTTGTCTGATAACCTAATGTTTGGGGACCTATATGACCTATAATTGGTGACATTACCCTCAAATATATTCATTGTCTTTCTTTGGTTTCATTGAAAATACAAGCTGATGTATCTGGACTTGGTAGCTTGCAAAATTCTAATCTCCCCTCTCATGACACTCAAATTGAAAATTCTCCTTCACATGTCAAAAAAAATGTCTCAGGCAATCCCAAAGTATACTAATTTTGAATAACTTAATGTGTATGTTGAAATCTGTATGAAACATCCTCATAATAATTTTGTTAACAAAGATTCTTTTtagtttagtaaaaaaaaaataggaaaaacatcttttaaataatgaatctttttcctattttttttacaGCTCTCAAgtaatcttttctattttttttactaaatcatatatttatttatactttGATTGCATTTAATTTAACCCCGTATTTATGAATATTCAATTAATAGAATCAGAATTCAAAACTTATTTGTTtctcttttatgtatttttgttaCCTAAGTATATTATCTTTAGCCGTACATATATTGTGGCGAGTCAAACTAAACTAGAAACTATATATGTGATCAGCTATCAGGAAAAGAATCGCAATAGCTAAATGATGGTGCGCAATATCAGTCAGCCATAAGCTCTGCGTTTGTGGATGGAATCCCCCAAGAAGTGTTAGAATGGCAGTTCCTGCTCCCTGAGGGGTACCAAATAAATGACTACTGAAATCTGGGTTTTGAGCATAAAGATTCCACTGGCCTGTAAAAAGTGGACCTAATCCTTGAGGATGTGGTAATACACCTAAAAAATTATTCCATCGAACGTATTCCCCTCTAGCTCCTGGAATAGCGATTCAATAAGTTCTTGCCAATAACCACGCCCGCTGAATAGAAACATTAAACTAAAAGCCCATAGGCTCAGCACCCTTTTAGATTTCCAAAGCAAACAGTAATCAGGCCCAAGGCTCAGAAGAGTGTTAGTGCTGAGACCATGGCACCTGCAACCAGTGGCACAGCATCTAGATTGTTCAAATTTATTCCAACACGGGGATTGAAGCAGTCTACGAAGAAATGATGCTTTTAAGGATTCCAACACCATATGTTATTACGTTGGAGGAAATAGACCTTTTGTTGTTTGGGTTGGTTTAATTTAGTTTATA is drawn from Arachis hypogaea cultivar Tifrunner chromosome 12, arahy.Tifrunner.gnm2.J5K5, whole genome shotgun sequence and contains these coding sequences:
- the LOC112729678 gene encoding protein FAR1-RELATED SEQUENCE 5-like → MVSKPSSSSSEVESDSEPEPESQLENAKPSSKLKSQPSSAVSKPNPDQSAQPRTKVFSEKDEKAGKSTPKKALVPLDSSEGKRMSELCGTGLALTSMLRYDGTFGEPYGEVLLNGFARYKVSREVGAAEAGQNIFLMSSCSRMIHKLDAENEENFNVSEDIENCDAMETPVDTEMKAEAEELEGESPDERHGEQNVSAEHQYSRAKGFAMQQGKKMKNRKGEIIRYTYLCNREGFRHRKWLQFQDRKREHKVVTRCGCQAEMRIKQKADSTSWYVYRFVDEHNHDLLPAKFVSYLPAYRKISDVDVAHIESLRQVGISIPKIYESIAAQVGDEQQMCDLFWSDGCSQHDYKIFGDVLAFDATYGRNKYNLPVIVFFGVNHHNQTCVFGAAMVSSETQAAYVWVLGRFLECMGGKAPKAVITDGDRAMRLAIQEVFPEAHHRLCAWHLLKNATVNVCKPRFTTLLRNCMLADVEVEEFERQWEAMMDECRVWEVEWVKDLYAKKMSWAMAYICGCFYAGLRTTSRCESLHAKMGRFVERRYGILEFVTNFQRCVDFLRDNEEELDFRSLYGSPVLQTQFSELKKSGTLNYTKEIFLRFRDALERSVRITIVECNKLDNRTVYVTQKYRRPQFRWTVAHHFREDSFFCSCLRFESFGLPCVHILAVLVQLDIGCLLESIVMERWSKTCKVELEGSSPMNEEGDVNALYKVRVGAFLQHCKRLARVACMRENDFKSYLEKIVEETLSWK